DNA sequence from the Agelaius phoeniceus isolate bAgePho1 chromosome 20, bAgePho1.hap1, whole genome shotgun sequence genome:
TACTGCAGGAACTGCACAAAGCCTGCAAGGAGAGCATGGCTGCTgtcaggagctgcccagggatcACCTTCCAGCCTCAGCATCACCCCACGAGGCCAAGGGAGCtgccaggtgagctgggagctgagcagctgcagccaggtcTCCATGTGTAGAGCTCTGCAGGCACTCCCAGCACCTGGGGTCAGTCCCTGGCCCAGCACACGTGGCAGCACTTACTCTGGTACATGGAGAAGGACAGAAACTGGTTCCTGAACATCTGGTACATGAGCCCATCTGGCCTGTGGAGAGACAGTGCTGGCTGGGGGacgtggggctgggagggggcaggagcagcccctccaTGGGACAAGGGACACAGACTTACCACGTCAGCATGACACCTGAGAGGAAGGTGGAGATGTAGTGATGGAAAACCCACCAGCCTTTGATCCTGGAGGGCAGACACAGAGAAGCACCGTCACATCTGGAGCATGAACCCAAGccaaaggcagcctggagagtgcagcagcccagccccagccacccCAAGCTCCCAGGGCTGGTTGGGAAATGGCTCAGAGCAGGACCCAGGGCCTCGGGGCTGGGCAGCAccagggccctgccagctccacctgcccgCGCCGCCCCCGTGGGAACGggaggctcctcctgccccctcctgcagctcccagcagggtttgCCACACACCCTGAgtgggagggagctgctcccctgtgacaggcccagctcccccagccctgcaggaaaggcccagcccctccccggGCCACTCACTTGGAGCCGTTGTTGATGAGGATGCTCTCGCGGATGGTGAGGGTGCAGTAGTACCACACCAGGAGGAAGTTGAAGACGGCGTCTGTCACCCTGTgtcacacagagcaggctgtcAAGGCACGTGCTGGGGCCACAGGCATGGTGACAGCCCGTGGGACACCCACCCCCAAGGGAAGGGACCTGCTCCCCACCACCGACCATGGCCACAAAGGCCACCCCACCTTCAGATGCTTTAGCAGGACCTCCTGTTCAGCTCTGGATATTCCAGGATGGGAGAGAAGGcaggggggctctgggaggaGATCTCTGCCCAGCACCAAGCCAGACTCACCTGGAGTTGAGGAGGAACCGACAGGAGAAGGAGACAATGAGTAGGATGATGGTGAGGTAGAGCTTGAACTTCTCGTACTCATCTTTATAGGCAAACCTGCAGGGAAGCACAAGGACAGGCTTGGAGCAAGGGGGCTGCTGGAAATCTGTGTCCTCCCATCCCATCTGGCTGGGCAAAGTGATGTTTCTGGGAGACACTCAGGGAGAACCTTGCCTTGGGGGATTTCTGAGAGCAGAGCACACCAGGCTGCTCCCACACAGCTGGGACATGTCTGAGCAGCCCAAACCACCCCAGCCTGGGGGTGGCCCTggagggggagctgggcagaCTGGGATGTGCACACATATCCACCGGGAggactggggagcagagggagaggggagTGGCTCCTGGCTGGGCATCTCTGGCAAAGGAAAGGCTCTAAGGGGCCAAAACCAGCTTCTGGTGTTTCCCCAAAGAAAAGAGGAGGGGACTGTCCACTGTCTGTCTTTCCTGGAAGTTCCTGACACAGTGGAAACACGGACATGGCTTCAGTGGAGGATCCCATTAACTTGTCAGAGCTAAtggtccagcccagcccagagacAGGAATGTGAGGGGGAGCCAAGGATTTGGCTGATTCCTGGGAAATGATGCAGAAAACAGCTCAGGAAGGGAATCTACACCAGGTGAGCCAAGCCAGCCCGTGTCTgcctgggaggagctgttgtTCCTGGTGCCAAGGGGATCCCAAGGCAGGAAAATCAGAGGAGCAGCGAGGAGGGGCCGTACTTGGCCTGTTTGCTGAGCAGGGTCACGTTCACATTGCCAAGCACCAGACTCAGGTACAACCTGGGGAGAGAGCAGAGCGTTAGGATGAGGACCTGCCTGTGCAGCTGTCCCCTCTTGTGCCACCAGTGAGACCAGGGATGAGCCCCCAGGTGCTTCCACAGCTCTCTGGAATCCCCCTCCACGGGTGGGGGAGCACACACCCCACCTCCCACAGGCACTGGGGTGTTCACCAGGGCTTCTCCTCGGGCACAGCCACTGGGCAAGGGTGGGTGATGGCCACGAGCAGGCAGAGGAGTGAGGGAagcactgctggctcctgcccagGTGTCCTTGGGGAGCCCaaggggagcagcacagctgtgacactgctgggtgcagggtggcagctctgggggctgttCCTTAcagccacagggatggggagggtggccctggtggcccagccagagctgaggtgCCTTCTCACCCGTTCTTCTTTGGCAGATAGGCCTCCATCTCAAAGAACACGTTCTGCCTCTCTTTAATCAGGCTCTGGGTCTCTTGGATGGATGCTTCCTGCTCGGGAGTCACctgggctctgcatctggggaGCAAACACAGGCACTGGCACCAGGAGGGCCTCTGGAACGTGAGCAGCACATGCTGGCACTCCACAAGTGACTGGCTGGGGCAAGGACACCCCAAGGACAGGGAAGGTGCATGGGAGGCAAGTCCACAACTCCATCTGCAGGACGAGCTCCTCTGTCAGGCCATGGTGTTGCTCAAGAGAAGGGAGCAGGGTGAGGCCAGATGGGTCTCACCCTCAGCAAGGATGGGGAGAGCTTTGTGCAGGAGGAGGGCAGTTCATGGTACCTGCAAAACTCTTGCCAGCTCTGAACTGCAAACAGGGCACAGGAAAGGGGGGCTGGGGAAGAACAActtccccacagcccctggctgcagagaggtTTGCATCTGAGGCACGAGGGGAGCTCAGTCCTagctgctgtcccctcctgtgctgTCACAGAGCACTGACTCACTTTttgagggacagggacagctccttCAGCCGCTTCTTCTGCCGGGCAATGGAGCTGGAGATCCCATCCTGCAGCTTGGTCAGCTCCTCGAGTTTCTGCTTGTACAGCCTGTGGTTGTcctgggaaggagagagagaccAGCACACGTTagagctgccagcccagacACTCCTGTCCTTGGGCCTTCTatgaaaaatgtccttaatttcacctgtgcagctgctgggtgagAGGAGGGGTGGCTGCAGAAGGCCAGGTGTGTTTGgggacagccagccctgcttccATGGGGatgcccagccccactcccaagcAGGACATGCACAGGATGTTCCCGTGCTTGGGACACCAATGACTGCACACAGCAGATAGGAAAGACTTGGGAATAAACCCTGAGTGGGCCAGGCTACAGCTGTGGTACCACAGGGGTGTTGGGTGCTGGGACAGGATGAGCAGCTCTTTGTgcctcagctctcccagctggtGGCTTTGGGGCTCTGCCTGAGCTCCCCTGGGAAGCTGGAAGGAGCCTGTCCGTGAGCTGGACAAAGGaagggctcccagcagggctgcagccaatGCCCTGTAACCCAACCACACCTGGATAAGGCTGGCTGCATTTCTCCACTATTTTTagcagggaaaggggagagctgctggatcaatgctgctgctgcttgtccaggtcagcaggaaaacagcctcacctcagccacagcagcctgACTGCCACTTCCACACGCTGCTCACTCCAACCCTTGGACTAGACCTTGGCACAAACAAATTCTAACCTCTGTAGCTCTTATCAACCACTCGATCGCCAGATCTTAAAAGTTGTTCCCAAAGGAGAAAGGTGAAACCAAGAGCAGAGGAGAGAACCCTTCTCCCTCTGGTGACAAGCAGCGGCAAGGAGGGAACAGATCCCAGATAGTCCCGGTTCCACAGCAGTGATTTATGTCCCTGATTTATCCGAGGACATTCCCTGGTTGACCATCGAGCTTTCCTGCTGCCACCTAGAGTCACCTCCCCCTGGCTCTGGAGTTAACCGTGAGCAAGTGGCTTTTGTGACAAGTCCTTTGGCCGTGCCAGCATCGGGGACAGCCCGGGTGAGGAGTGAcccaggaaggaaggaggtgTCCCAAGGGAAGGGCCGGCGCTGAGCGGCTGCACTCAGGGCTCGGAGTGGGCGACCCGGGACATCCACGCAACCCCTATGGAGCAAGAGGAGGTTTCTCAAAGCCTCCCTTGCCCCAGATCTGGGAAACAACATCCGCTTCACCCCGCTCTcgggggggaaggagggggaaagggaacggctgcagctgcagcccagtgaCCCGAGCGGCAGCAGGAGATGGTTGGCCAACCTTTCCCTGGGGTGACCCTGTGCGAGCTGAACCCTGCCCACTCCTTCTCCGGCAGGCAGCGCCCTGGGGATTACACAAAGCAGGTGGAAGCACCTCTGACACCGGTCACCTTCGTGGCACGGAGCGGTGACAGGGCACGGCGCTGGGGACACGGCTGAAGCCGGGCTGAAGCGTGCCTGCGTTCCGGGAGCGCCGGGCTCCGCCGGCCGCTGTCCCCGCGGGGCTGCCCAGCTCCGGGCTGCCCCGAGAGCAGCGATAAGGGCTGAAACAGCATCTGCGCACCTCGTCCGGCCGTGCCACGCCGGGCACCGCCGCTCCCCGCTCCCAGCAGCCAAACCGGCAGATCTGAGCTCTCCACGCCACGTCCACGGCGGGCTGGGGCACCGGACCGGGGCAGCCCCGCTGTTCCCGAGCCCCGGCACAGCCCGGCACAGCCCGGTACAGCCCGGTACAGCCCggcacccctgccctgctcccaaaCGCTCTGCCCCAAGGCACACGGGGGCTGGGGCACGGGGGCCAGCACCAGGACTGCAGCGGGGACAGCCCGGCTCCCGCTGGGGATGCTGCGGGGCACCCGCGGGGGATCCCCCACCCCCGGTGCCGGTAACCGCGGCGTGCCGCGCTCGGCCGGAGCGCTCCCCGGCCCGTCCCGGGCCCGGTGGTACCTGGATGCGCTGGTAGCcgtcctgcagctcctcccacTCGCGCAGGCACTCGGCGAGCGAGGCGCCCCAGGCCATGGCggcgatggcggcggcggcgaccggcccggcccggcccgcggcgACGGGCGGCGCTGGCCACGCCCCCTTCCGGACACgccccggggcggggcggggcggggcctccGTCATTCCGCGCTTCCCTCTAAAGCGGAGCCTGGAAAACCAGAAATTCCCCTGGAAAACCAGAAATTCCCTCTAAAGCGGAGCCTGGAAAACCAGAAATTCCCTCCAAAGCGGAGCCTGGAAAACCAGAAATTCCCCTGGAAAACCAGAAATTCCCTCTAAATCCGAGCCTGGAAAACCAGAAATTCCCTCTAGAGTAGAGCCTGGAAAACCAGAAATTCCCTCTAAACTGGAGCCTGGTAAAAGAGAAATTCCCTCTAAAGCTCAGCCTAGAAAACCAGAAATTCCCTCTGAATCGGAGCCTGGAAAACCAGAAATTCCCTTTAAAGCGGAGCCTGGAAAACCAGAAATTCCCTCTAGAGTGGAGCCTGGAAAACGAGAAATTCCCTCTAAATTGGAGCCTGGAAAACGAGAAACTCCCTCTAAAGCTCAGCCTGGAAAACCAGAAATTCCCTCTAAAGCAGAGTCTGGAAAACCAGAAATTCCCTCCAAAGCAGAgcctggaaaaagagaaattccCTCTAAAGCAGAGCCTGGAAAACCAGAAATTCCATCTAAAGCAGAGTCTGGAAAACCAGAAATTCCCTCGAATGGCAGCCCTTGGTGCCCGGGCTCACTCCCAGCTCTCGGGATGCGCTCCCGGTCCTGGCTGCGCGTGTCAGGatgaaaaacccaaacccactgGTAAATCCCAAACACAGAGTGCTGCAAAGGCAGGGAGGGTTTTCTGTGGTGTTTTATTTTGTGATTCAAAGAACAGAATTCAGAGTAAGAGAAAGGATGGACTGATTCGGGTACTGGTTGAGGTTGCATGTGACAGCACTGAGGGTTCAAAGTCACCACCTCTGCCCAGGGGTTTGGCTGTAGGATTAGAAGGCAGCAAATGGGAAGGGTGGATTGTCACCAATCCAgccagccaggctgagggggctgagAAGGTACTTACAGGGCACAGGGACTTCTGAAACAGGGAAATTCTGTTGTCACCTCTCCAAACTGGAAGTGGGCACTGTCAGACTCTAAATTTCCTATTCCAGACCATGGCTAACAAACCCTTACAGTGATAACCCTACTGACTGCCCCTCAGCTGTGGTTATAATCCCCTTTGCTTACAAAAGAGTCGAGCTGTGTCTAATGGGCCTGCAGGACTTGCATTCCCCAAACTTTCAcctcctccagcacagctgagtTCCCCAGGAAGCTCCAGATCTTGACCCAAAATGAACATGGAGCTAGAGGAAAGCTTTTCCATTACATTTGGGACTTTTTTCACACAGCTTTCAAGTAACTTTGTCCTcagagaggggaagggaagtgGCTTTGCCCACGGGTGTTTTCTGTCAGTAATTTGGCTCA
Encoded proteins:
- the TMEM120A gene encoding transmembrane protein 120A, which gives rise to MTEAPPRPAPGRVRKGAWPAPPVAAGRAGPVAAAAIAAMAWGASLAECLREWEELQDGYQRIQDNHRLYKQKLEELTKLQDGISSSIARQKKRLKELSLSLKKCRAQVTPEQEASIQETQSLIKERQNVFFEMEAYLPKKNGLYLSLVLGNVNVTLLSKQAKFAYKDEYEKFKLYLTIILLIVSFSCRFLLNSRVTDAVFNFLLVWYYCTLTIRESILINNGSKIKGWWVFHHYISTFLSGVMLTWPDGLMYQMFRNQFLSFSMYQSFVQFLQYYYQSGCLYRLRALGERHNMDLTVEGFQSWMWRGLTFLLPFLFFGQFWQLYNAITLFRMLQHPECKEWQVLMCGLPFSILFLGNFFTTLRVVHQKIQNKNQDTKEN